A stretch of DNA from Flavobacteriaceae bacterium MAR_2009_75:
CAAAAAGATTTGGAGGCTTCTACTTACCCCGAAAAATTCGACATCCCACAAATTAAGAGCCGTCAAAAAATTTTCAAAACATATATGTTGAAAATAAAGGGTGACTTGCACTATAGACTAGACCCTCAAGAATCGATCTTACAAATGTTTGAGGCTTATAATGCTTTTCGTAATCAGTTTAATGTCATTGTGAACAATACTTTGGACACCAATTTGATTTTAGAAGAATAAAACATTTCAAAGCAGCATTCAATTTTTACAATATTTAAATTGAATTTGCGTATAAATATTCATTTAATCAACAATGTAACTCGTTGACCGAATGTGAACTCTGGGTTTTATAAGGTAAAGGTTATTGAGGTCCGTTCAAAAAAAAAGAACCCGTTTTGCGGGTTCTTATAAATGTAATAGTAGTTCGTATGAACTATTCTTTTTTCTCAGGGGCAGGCGCCGCAGCAGGAGGATTTTTTCTAGCTTCCAAAGCTTGCTTACTTAGGCTTGCCAAATTGAAGTTCGGGTCTAAAGCCAAAGCTTGATTGATCAATGAAATAGCGGCATCTATGTTTTCTTTGTCCTTGTTATATTCGGTCAAGGCTTTTAGATGAAAGAAAGCAGCCTTAAGTGGTACTTCATAGGGTTGCTGCCTTTCATAAAACGCATACTTCATGTCATCTTTGGCATTGGCTATACCATAATCGATATTGGTTACTGCACCGGTGTTATCACCGGTTTGAATTTTAAGGTCTGCCAATTCATATGCTAAATAGGGGTTTTGGTTTCTCTTGAACAATTCTTCAAAATGCTCTAAGGCTCTTTTGGGTTGATTTAGTGCCTTTAGGGAAATGGCTTTTACTTGAACGGCCATATCCGAATCACTTGTTTCTTTCTCGACACCTATAGTATTCAAGGCTTGAAGGTGTTGACTATTGTTTGCGTATACAAATGCAAGGGTGTCTTTTCGCTCCTTTGAAGGTGAAAGTACATTTAGGTGGGTAAGAGCATTGATTACTCCGTTAACATCGCCCTGCAGCCTCATCTCGTTATAGAAATCTTCGTAATGTTTTTGCAACTCGCTCTTTGTTTGCGCTTGTGCCGTAATGCCAAGGCCCAATAGTAGCAAAAAAAATGTTTTTTTCATGAAATTGTGTTTAGTGATTGTAATTCTATCGGTTTCGGTGCGCAAAAGTAATGATATTATTGCTATTGAGCTGTTAATAAGACGATAATAGAAAGAGGGGCAATCAAAAAAAGGACATCCGTAGATATCCTTTTTTTGGTTGGCATGGGCCAAAAGTTTTAATTCACAAGGTTTCTTTCGCTACCTTGATAAGACCTTAAAAGGGTGGCATAGAATGCGATACTCTTAGGGTCATGATCAATACAAGACTTTAAAAAATCGCACAGGTTTCTAAACCATAGGTTAGTATGTAAGGTAGGCACACAGAGATTCACTTTTTTAGGGTCATAATCACTGTCGTCCATCACTATGGCCAATTCTACTCGGCGCCTATGGTAATCAATTGAAGCGTCTGCGGCATTATAGTGTTTCTTAAGTAACGCTACATGCAGATTTTCTAAATTTTGGGGAACTTTTTGCTTAGGTACTTCACGGGCGATCAAATTTTCAATCTCCATCAAAATTCGCCCGCGTAAGGTTGAATTTTCCATGGCAAATAGTTTTAAATTATACTTCAAATTTAGAGCATAATCGATGAACTACATACCTTCTTAACAACAATCGCATGACTTTGTTGTGAACCATCAAATACCTGTGGTGAAAATCAACTATAACGTTGTAGTGAACATAAAGCCTTTAACATTTGTAAGGTTGTATGATTGGACTGTTTTACCTTTTTCTATCGTAATTATTTTATAATCAGGAGGTTGTATATTTCTCTTAATTGCTTCAGAAATATAATAATCTTCTTTCTTCGGATGAAACGGATAAACCCCGTTAAAAGTCTCGTTGTACCAATTTTTGGCGATTATTTCCGATATGAGTTTGATACAATCATTTAGATGAATAAGGTTGATAGGGTGGTGACCATTTTTAAGATTGGTTCTGCCCGATAGCATAGTCACAGGGTGTCTTTCAGGGCCAATCAATCCTCCAAAACGAATAATGGTAGATTGAATGTTGTTATCATTTCTAAAGATGTTCTCAGAAACCAACAATTGCTTGCCAGATTCTGTTGAGGGTTGTGGGTTCGTTTCTTCGCTTACATTGCCTTCGATATCTCCATACACTGAAGTGCTACTTACAAAAATGACCTTTTTGATTGACGATTCTTGTATAGCTGAGTATAATAATTTCATCTTCATGACATAATTTTCGCCGTTACCACTTCGTAATTTCGGGGGCACATTAATTATTAAGACCTCTATATTTTTAAGAAAACTGTCAATATCTCCCTCGATCCTATCTTCTTTTAAACCTATTTGAAACGGGGTAATGCCCAGCTGCTCCAGTTCTTTTAGTTTATCTTTAGTAGTAGTGCTTCCCTTTACTTGATATCCATTTTTTAAAAAACTTTGTGCCAATGGTAGGCCCAGCCATCCACAGCCTAATACAGCAATTGTTTTATTCATATCGTATTTTTTTAACGGTCATTACCGCATCGTTCAGTACAAAAGGCATGGGTATATTGTTTTCTGGTCGCACGGGTATGTCAAAAAGAGCATGGTTCATTAAATCGTTAGAAGCTTCATATACCGTGAGTTCAAGAATAGAAGCCTTCGTTACGGTCAGCTCTAGTTCAGTAAATTTCTCATCGCTAACGTAGTGGGTCAGTAATTTACCAGGTCGCCGATTTTTGAGATAATGTTCATCTAAAGCCAAACCATTGGCGGTAGCATGAACAACTTTGGTGTCGTTGGTAAAGAAATCAAGCCGGTTAATAGGTCGTTGAGGAGATATGCGAATTTTCAAGAGCCGATGCTCTCCGATAATGGAATCTGTTAGGGTTTCTACTTCTGGAGGAACAATAGACTTGA
This window harbors:
- a CDS encoding nucleoside-diphosphate-sugar epimerase, whose amino-acid sequence is MNKTIAVLGCGWLGLPLAQSFLKNGYQVKGSTTTKDKLKELEQLGITPFQIGLKEDRIEGDIDSFLKNIEVLIINVPPKLRSGNGENYVMKMKLLYSAIQESSIKKVIFVSSTSVYGDIEGNVSEETNPQPSTESGKQLLVSENIFRNDNNIQSTIIRFGGLIGPERHPVTMLSGRTNLKNGHHPINLIHLNDCIKLISEIIAKNWYNETFNGVYPFHPKKEDYYISEAIKRNIQPPDYKIITIEKGKTVQSYNLTNVKGFMFTTTL